In Parasegetibacter sp. NRK P23, a single genomic region encodes these proteins:
- a CDS encoding RNA polymerase sigma factor, whose product MGQYHDTKLTQQIADGDQRAFKQIYERYAPAMFNNAFRFTKHHERAKDLTQDIFFRIWTNREKLREVEHFEAYLYVVARNCIFNDLKKQLPLNGSGEFLESFLLYEDTTPLEQAETRDLEKRLMETIAGLPAQMQTVFRLSRFEGLTHAQIAAKLGISENTSKSYVVRALIAIRRQLSGQGEQLLVLLLALWKLR is encoded by the coding sequence ATGGGGCAATACCACGATACAAAACTAACCCAGCAAATCGCCGATGGCGACCAGCGCGCTTTCAAACAAATCTACGAGCGCTATGCCCCCGCCATGTTCAACAACGCCTTCCGTTTTACCAAACACCACGAACGCGCCAAAGACCTCACCCAGGATATTTTCTTCCGCATCTGGACCAACAGGGAAAAACTCCGCGAAGTGGAACATTTTGAAGCCTACCTCTATGTGGTGGCCCGGAACTGCATTTTCAACGACCTGAAAAAGCAGCTCCCGCTTAACGGCTCCGGGGAGTTCCTCGAGTCATTCCTGCTGTACGAAGACACCACACCGCTGGAACAGGCGGAAACAAGGGACCTCGAAAAGCGCTTAATGGAAACCATAGCGGGTTTGCCGGCCCAGATGCAGACCGTTTTCAGGCTCAGCAGGTTCGAAGGGCTCACCCACGCGCAGATCGCTGCTAAACTGGGTATCTCGGAGAACACATCTAAAAGTTATGTGGTCCGCGCCCTTATTGCCATCCGCAGGCAGCTTTCCGGGCAGGGAGAACAGTTGCTGGTGTTGCTGCTTGCGCTCTGGAAACTCCGTTAA